The following coding sequences lie in one Arachis hypogaea cultivar Tifrunner chromosome 9, arahy.Tifrunner.gnm2.J5K5, whole genome shotgun sequence genomic window:
- the LOC112711939 gene encoding uncharacterized protein isoform X1, with amino-acid sequence MQGELEEFTSPNRSASRKMQTPDAGTEQCHLSEKTSQVGSECLDNKQGVPGNVLGSSLIDDQASEKMAKSSECLDNKQSMPSDVLTSSMIDENSNRVAENPELLDDKQSMHSDVLTASVIDEKSNQVSEKMTDGTQGLGNKKNLQGEVLTNCVIDEKSNEVSEKLIEGPEHLASRQSMHSDDALTNSVIDEKSNQVSDKMFECLEHLANKQSMHGAVLTKSVIDEKLNQVSDKMTESPECLDNRQSLHGDVLTNSVIDEKTNQVYEKMTESPERLDKKQGMHGDVLINSVIRENSNHVSRKMTESSQCLDNKQSVIDEVLTSHVIDEKSNQVSDKTTESSQCLHNTQSMPSNVLTSSVIDENSNQGSGKIIRGAVIALPAQRQRDLKKSCQTAEGSCSHRSTSEQDPSHLSNDKSEIKCEPFSQNGQNVSVEINNPVTGSLVENQMLSVPTQVNTTSANGLQDPAPASVDVKNTGLKCSKRNSTATTSMQLSCKGKKSSKLLKKKYMLRSLGSSDRALRSRTREKPKPPESNSNLVDANNDGVKNKRGKKKNKKRDGEGVIDEFSRIRARLRYLLKRVSYEQNLIDAYSSEGWKGYSLEKLKPEKELQRAKTEILRRKLKMRDLFRYLDSLCAEGRLPESVFDSEGEIDSEDIFCAKCSSKELSTNNDIILCDGACERGFHQLCVDPPLLTENIPPGDEGWLCPGCDCKDDCIELVNDSLGTRLSLEDSWERVFPEAAAVDAFNVDHNSGLPSDDSDDDDYDPDVKEDVEAEGGESSSDESEYASASEKLEDSGHEDQYMGLPSEDSEDDDYNPDAPDQDMKVAEESSSSDFTSDSEDLAATINDNMPPGHGEDITSASLDDAKKFKGSSKTSKVGKKPSITDELSSLLEADPGQESYTPVSGKRNVERLDYKKLYDETYKSDTSDDDEDWNATATPTRKKNVTGKLTPVSPNRKASNNSTHTLRSDGKAEKTNNSAAKSLEGSGKSGSGEKKLRSSTYNRLGDVAIERLYKSFKENQYPDRTTKESLAQETGLTLQQVSKWFDNTRWSFRHSSHKEPRTGENALAQTTDNISENEVAPAGENRDSELFPQDVTGENSKTPSSKKRKGMSEPLASESPQNADKASSHKMKTRKRK; translated from the exons ATGCAGGGCGAACTAGAAGAATTTACAAGCCCCAACAGAAGTGCCTCTAGAAAGATGCAAACACCGGATGCTGGAACAGAACAATGTCATTTGTCAGAGAAAACATCTCAGGTGGGTTCCGAATGTTTAGACAACAAGCAAGGTGTGCCTGGCAATGTGTTAGGCAGTTCTCTTATTGATGACCAAGCTTCTGAGAAAATGGCCAAGAGTTCTGAGTGTTTGGACAACAAGCAGAGCATGCCTAGTGATGTGTTAACAAGCTCCATGATTGATGAAAACTCAAACCGTGTGGCCGAGAATCCTGAGCTTTTGGACGACAAGCAAAGCATGCATAGTGATGTGTTAACCGCTTCCGTGATTGATGAAAAATCAAACCAAGTTTCTGAAAAAATGACTGATGGTACGCAGGGTTTGGGCAACAAGAAAAACTTGCAAGGTGAAGTGTTAACCAATTGTGTAATTGATGAAAAATCAAATGAGGTCTCTGAAAAATTGATCGAGGGTCCTGAGCATTTGGCCAGCAGGCAAAGCATGCATAGCGATGATGCATTGACCAATTCTGTGATTGATGAAAAATCAAACCAAGTTTCTGATAAAATGTTTGAGTGTCTTGAGCATTTGGCCAACAAGCAAAGCATGCATGGTGCTGTGTTAACCAAATCTGTGATTGACGAAAAGTTAAATCAAGTTTCTGACAAAATGACTGAGAGTCCAGAGTGTTTGGACAACAGGCAAAGCCTGCATGGTGATGTGCTAACCAATTCTGTGATTGATGAAAAAACAAACCAAGTATATGAAAAAATGACTGAGAGTCCTGAGCGTTTGGACAAGAAGCAAGGCATGCATGGCGATGTGTTAATCAATTCGGTGATTCGTGAAAACTCAAACCATGTTTCTCGCAAAATGACTGAGAGTTCTCAGTGTTTGGACAACAAGCAAAGTGTAATTGACGAGGTGTTAACCAGTCATGTGATTGATGAAAAATCGAACCAAGTTTCAGACAAAACGACAGAGAGTTCTCAGTGTTTACACAATACACAAAGCATGCCAAGCAATGTGTTAACCAGCTCTGTTATTGATGAAAACTCAAACCAAGGTTCTGGAAAAATTATTAGGGGTGCTGTTATTGCACTGCCTGCACAACGCCAGCgtgatttgaaaaagagttgtcAAACTGCAGAAGGTTCATGCTCTCATCGGAGTACCTCAGAACAAGACCCCTCTCATTTGTCTAATGACAAATCAGAGATCAAATGTGAGCCTTTTTCTCAGAATGGCCAAAATGTGTCCGTGGAAATAAATAATCCTGTAACTGGCTCTCTTGTTGAGAACCAAATGCTATCTGTTCCAACACAAGTGAACACCACTTCTGCAAATGGACTACAGGATCCAGCTCCAGCATCTGTAGATGTGAAAAATACTGGTTTGAAATGTTCAAAAAGAAACTCTACAGCCACAACATCTATGCAGTTGAGCTGCAAGGGTAAAAAAAGCTCAAAATTattaaagaagaagtatatgCTAAGGTCATTAGGAAGCAGTGATAGAGCTTTGCGATCAAGGACACGCGAAAAACCTAAACCACCTGAGTCAAATAGCAATTTGGTTGATGCTAATAATGATGGCGTGAAGAATAaaagggggaagaagaagaacaaaaagagaGACGGGGAAGGAGTTATTGATGAATTTTCTAGAATAAGAGCTCGCTTAAGATATTTATTGAAACGAGTTAGCTATGAGCAGAACTTGATTGATGCTTATTCTAGTGAGGGCTGGAAAGGATACAG TTTGGAAAAGTTAAAGCCTGAAAAGGAGCTTCAACGGGCTAAGACTGAAATACTTCGACGTAAATTGAAAATGAGGGATCTCTTTCGATATTTGGATTCATTGTGTGCTGAAGGAAGGCTTCCTGAATCTGTGTTTGATTCTGAAGGAGAGATTGACAGTGAGGAT ATATTCTGTGCAAAATGTAGTTCCAAAGAGTTGAGCACAAACAATGATATAATTCTCTGTGACGGTGCTTGTGAACGTGGATTTCACCAGCTTTGTGTGGATCCTCCTTTGTTAACTGAAAACA TTCCACCTGGCGATGAGGGTTGGCTATGCCCGGGATGTGATTGCAAAGATGACTGTATTGAACTTGTTAATGACTCCTTAGGAACACGTCTCTCTCTTGAGGATAGCTGGGAG AGGGTTTTTCCAGAAGCAGCTGCAGTTGATGCATTCAATGTGGATCACAACTCAGGACTTCCTTCTGAtgattctgatgatgatgattatgatccTGATGTTAAAGAAGATGTGGAGGCTGAAGGGGGTGAATCAAGTTCTGATGAATCTGAGTATGCTTCTGCTTCTGAGAAATTGGAGGATTCAGGCCATGAGGATCAGTACATGGGCCTTCCTTCTGAAGATTCTGAGGATGATGATTATAATCCTGATGCTCCAGATCAAGACATGAAAGTTGCAGAGGAAAGTTCGAGCTCTGATTTCACATCTGATTCTGAGGATCTTGCTGCTACAATTAATGATAATATGCCCCCAGGACACGGTGAAGATATCACATCTGCATCATTGGATGATGCAAAGAAGTTTAAAGGATCCAGCAAAACAAGTAAAGTCGGTAAGAAGCCATCTATAACTGATGAATTGTCATCTTTACTAGAGGCAGATCCTGGCCAAGAGAGTTACACTCCTGTTTCGGGGAAAAGAAATGTGGAAAGGTTGGACTACAAAAAGCTGTATGAT GAGACATACAAAAGTGATActagtgatgatgatgaagactgGAATGCTACTGCTACCCCAACTAGGAAGAAGAATGTCACTGGTAAATTGACTCCAGTGTCACCAAATAGAAAAGCCTCAAATAATTCTACACATACTCTGAGAAGTGACGGTAAAGCTGAAAAAACAAATAACTCAGCTGCTAAATCACTTGAAGGCTCTGGAAAATCAGGTTCCGGGGAGAAAAAACTAAGATCTTCAACATACAACAGACTTGGAGATGTTGCAATTGAG AGACTTTACAAATCTTTCAAAGAGAATCAGTATCCAGATCGGACCACAAAAGAAAGCTTGGCACAAGAAACAGGACTCACACTTCAGCAG GTAAGTAAATGGTTTGACAACACCAGATGGAGCTTTAGGCATTCATCCCATAAGGAACCCAGGACAGGTGAAAATGCTTTGGCACAGACCACTGATAACATATCTGAAAATGAGGTGGCACCTGCTGGAGAGAACAGGGACAGTGAATTATTCCCCCAAGATGTCACCGGAGAAAACTCAAAAACCCCAAGCTCTAAAAAGAGGAAGGGTATGTCTGAACCCCTGGCATCTGAGTCTCCTCAGAATGCTGATAAAGCATCAAGTCATAAAATGAAgacaaggaaaagaaaatga
- the LOC112711939 gene encoding uncharacterized protein isoform X2 has protein sequence MQTPDAGTEQCHLSEKTSQVGSECLDNKQGVPGNVLGSSLIDDQASEKMAKSSECLDNKQSMPSDVLTSSMIDENSNRVAENPELLDDKQSMHSDVLTASVIDEKSNQVSEKMTDGTQGLGNKKNLQGEVLTNCVIDEKSNEVSEKLIEGPEHLASRQSMHSDDALTNSVIDEKSNQVSDKMFECLEHLANKQSMHGAVLTKSVIDEKLNQVSDKMTESPECLDNRQSLHGDVLTNSVIDEKTNQVYEKMTESPERLDKKQGMHGDVLINSVIRENSNHVSRKMTESSQCLDNKQSVIDEVLTSHVIDEKSNQVSDKTTESSQCLHNTQSMPSNVLTSSVIDENSNQGSGKIIRGAVIALPAQRQRDLKKSCQTAEGSCSHRSTSEQDPSHLSNDKSEIKCEPFSQNGQNVSVEINNPVTGSLVENQMLSVPTQVNTTSANGLQDPAPASVDVKNTGLKCSKRNSTATTSMQLSCKGKKSSKLLKKKYMLRSLGSSDRALRSRTREKPKPPESNSNLVDANNDGVKNKRGKKKNKKRDGEGVIDEFSRIRARLRYLLKRVSYEQNLIDAYSSEGWKGYSLEKLKPEKELQRAKTEILRRKLKMRDLFRYLDSLCAEGRLPESVFDSEGEIDSEDIFCAKCSSKELSTNNDIILCDGACERGFHQLCVDPPLLTENIPPGDEGWLCPGCDCKDDCIELVNDSLGTRLSLEDSWERVFPEAAAVDAFNVDHNSGLPSDDSDDDDYDPDVKEDVEAEGGESSSDESEYASASEKLEDSGHEDQYMGLPSEDSEDDDYNPDAPDQDMKVAEESSSSDFTSDSEDLAATINDNMPPGHGEDITSASLDDAKKFKGSSKTSKVGKKPSITDELSSLLEADPGQESYTPVSGKRNVERLDYKKLYDETYKSDTSDDDEDWNATATPTRKKNVTGKLTPVSPNRKASNNSTHTLRSDGKAEKTNNSAAKSLEGSGKSGSGEKKLRSSTYNRLGDVAIERLYKSFKENQYPDRTTKESLAQETGLTLQQVSKWFDNTRWSFRHSSHKEPRTGENALAQTTDNISENEVAPAGENRDSELFPQDVTGENSKTPSSKKRKGMSEPLASESPQNADKASSHKMKTRKRK, from the exons ATGCAAACACCGGATGCTGGAACAGAACAATGTCATTTGTCAGAGAAAACATCTCAGGTGGGTTCCGAATGTTTAGACAACAAGCAAGGTGTGCCTGGCAATGTGTTAGGCAGTTCTCTTATTGATGACCAAGCTTCTGAGAAAATGGCCAAGAGTTCTGAGTGTTTGGACAACAAGCAGAGCATGCCTAGTGATGTGTTAACAAGCTCCATGATTGATGAAAACTCAAACCGTGTGGCCGAGAATCCTGAGCTTTTGGACGACAAGCAAAGCATGCATAGTGATGTGTTAACCGCTTCCGTGATTGATGAAAAATCAAACCAAGTTTCTGAAAAAATGACTGATGGTACGCAGGGTTTGGGCAACAAGAAAAACTTGCAAGGTGAAGTGTTAACCAATTGTGTAATTGATGAAAAATCAAATGAGGTCTCTGAAAAATTGATCGAGGGTCCTGAGCATTTGGCCAGCAGGCAAAGCATGCATAGCGATGATGCATTGACCAATTCTGTGATTGATGAAAAATCAAACCAAGTTTCTGATAAAATGTTTGAGTGTCTTGAGCATTTGGCCAACAAGCAAAGCATGCATGGTGCTGTGTTAACCAAATCTGTGATTGACGAAAAGTTAAATCAAGTTTCTGACAAAATGACTGAGAGTCCAGAGTGTTTGGACAACAGGCAAAGCCTGCATGGTGATGTGCTAACCAATTCTGTGATTGATGAAAAAACAAACCAAGTATATGAAAAAATGACTGAGAGTCCTGAGCGTTTGGACAAGAAGCAAGGCATGCATGGCGATGTGTTAATCAATTCGGTGATTCGTGAAAACTCAAACCATGTTTCTCGCAAAATGACTGAGAGTTCTCAGTGTTTGGACAACAAGCAAAGTGTAATTGACGAGGTGTTAACCAGTCATGTGATTGATGAAAAATCGAACCAAGTTTCAGACAAAACGACAGAGAGTTCTCAGTGTTTACACAATACACAAAGCATGCCAAGCAATGTGTTAACCAGCTCTGTTATTGATGAAAACTCAAACCAAGGTTCTGGAAAAATTATTAGGGGTGCTGTTATTGCACTGCCTGCACAACGCCAGCgtgatttgaaaaagagttgtcAAACTGCAGAAGGTTCATGCTCTCATCGGAGTACCTCAGAACAAGACCCCTCTCATTTGTCTAATGACAAATCAGAGATCAAATGTGAGCCTTTTTCTCAGAATGGCCAAAATGTGTCCGTGGAAATAAATAATCCTGTAACTGGCTCTCTTGTTGAGAACCAAATGCTATCTGTTCCAACACAAGTGAACACCACTTCTGCAAATGGACTACAGGATCCAGCTCCAGCATCTGTAGATGTGAAAAATACTGGTTTGAAATGTTCAAAAAGAAACTCTACAGCCACAACATCTATGCAGTTGAGCTGCAAGGGTAAAAAAAGCTCAAAATTattaaagaagaagtatatgCTAAGGTCATTAGGAAGCAGTGATAGAGCTTTGCGATCAAGGACACGCGAAAAACCTAAACCACCTGAGTCAAATAGCAATTTGGTTGATGCTAATAATGATGGCGTGAAGAATAaaagggggaagaagaagaacaaaaagagaGACGGGGAAGGAGTTATTGATGAATTTTCTAGAATAAGAGCTCGCTTAAGATATTTATTGAAACGAGTTAGCTATGAGCAGAACTTGATTGATGCTTATTCTAGTGAGGGCTGGAAAGGATACAG TTTGGAAAAGTTAAAGCCTGAAAAGGAGCTTCAACGGGCTAAGACTGAAATACTTCGACGTAAATTGAAAATGAGGGATCTCTTTCGATATTTGGATTCATTGTGTGCTGAAGGAAGGCTTCCTGAATCTGTGTTTGATTCTGAAGGAGAGATTGACAGTGAGGAT ATATTCTGTGCAAAATGTAGTTCCAAAGAGTTGAGCACAAACAATGATATAATTCTCTGTGACGGTGCTTGTGAACGTGGATTTCACCAGCTTTGTGTGGATCCTCCTTTGTTAACTGAAAACA TTCCACCTGGCGATGAGGGTTGGCTATGCCCGGGATGTGATTGCAAAGATGACTGTATTGAACTTGTTAATGACTCCTTAGGAACACGTCTCTCTCTTGAGGATAGCTGGGAG AGGGTTTTTCCAGAAGCAGCTGCAGTTGATGCATTCAATGTGGATCACAACTCAGGACTTCCTTCTGAtgattctgatgatgatgattatgatccTGATGTTAAAGAAGATGTGGAGGCTGAAGGGGGTGAATCAAGTTCTGATGAATCTGAGTATGCTTCTGCTTCTGAGAAATTGGAGGATTCAGGCCATGAGGATCAGTACATGGGCCTTCCTTCTGAAGATTCTGAGGATGATGATTATAATCCTGATGCTCCAGATCAAGACATGAAAGTTGCAGAGGAAAGTTCGAGCTCTGATTTCACATCTGATTCTGAGGATCTTGCTGCTACAATTAATGATAATATGCCCCCAGGACACGGTGAAGATATCACATCTGCATCATTGGATGATGCAAAGAAGTTTAAAGGATCCAGCAAAACAAGTAAAGTCGGTAAGAAGCCATCTATAACTGATGAATTGTCATCTTTACTAGAGGCAGATCCTGGCCAAGAGAGTTACACTCCTGTTTCGGGGAAAAGAAATGTGGAAAGGTTGGACTACAAAAAGCTGTATGAT GAGACATACAAAAGTGATActagtgatgatgatgaagactgGAATGCTACTGCTACCCCAACTAGGAAGAAGAATGTCACTGGTAAATTGACTCCAGTGTCACCAAATAGAAAAGCCTCAAATAATTCTACACATACTCTGAGAAGTGACGGTAAAGCTGAAAAAACAAATAACTCAGCTGCTAAATCACTTGAAGGCTCTGGAAAATCAGGTTCCGGGGAGAAAAAACTAAGATCTTCAACATACAACAGACTTGGAGATGTTGCAATTGAG AGACTTTACAAATCTTTCAAAGAGAATCAGTATCCAGATCGGACCACAAAAGAAAGCTTGGCACAAGAAACAGGACTCACACTTCAGCAG GTAAGTAAATGGTTTGACAACACCAGATGGAGCTTTAGGCATTCATCCCATAAGGAACCCAGGACAGGTGAAAATGCTTTGGCACAGACCACTGATAACATATCTGAAAATGAGGTGGCACCTGCTGGAGAGAACAGGGACAGTGAATTATTCCCCCAAGATGTCACCGGAGAAAACTCAAAAACCCCAAGCTCTAAAAAGAGGAAGGGTATGTCTGAACCCCTGGCATCTGAGTCTCCTCAGAATGCTGATAAAGCATCAAGTCATAAAATGAAgacaaggaaaagaaaatga
- the LOC112711940 gene encoding TIP41-like protein isoform X1 has protein sequence MAVEIDDKDLKAAGAELFADGGNRGVRIHGWLIESRTHSILNSAAIQEWEHKLDTNHLPEMVFGENTLILKHLSSGTKIHFNAFDALCGWKQEALPPVEVPAAAKWKFRSKPSQQVILDYDYTFTTPYCGSCTVENDKDMLHSDRRYSIFVWQNAKETSEKTSNILWQDCKEQIDLVALASKEPILFYDEVVLYEDELADNGVSLLTVKVRVMPSSWFLLLRFWLRVDGVLIRLRETRMHCVFGGSTNPIILRETCWRESTFEALSAKGYPFDAATYNDPSIISQRLPIIMHRAQKLVISS, from the exons ATGGCAGTGGAGATTGACGACAAAGACTTGAAAGCCGCCGGCGCTGAGCTCTTCGCTGATGGCGGCAATCGCGGTGTTCGCATCCATGGATGGCTGATCGAGTCTCGCACACACTCCATTCTCAACTCCGCAGCTATCCAAGA GTGGGAACATAAACTTGATACTAATCATTTACCGGAAATGGTTTTTGGGGAGAACACGTTGATTCTGAAGCACTTGAGCAGTGGCACCAAAATTCATTTTAATGCGTTTGATGCTCTTTGTGGTTGGAAGCAGGAAGCCTTGCCACCAGTTGAAGTTCCTGCAGCGGCTAAGTGGAAGTTTAGAAG CAAGCCTTCTCAGCAAGTAATACTAGATTATGACTATACTTTTACAACACCTTATTGTGGAAGTTGCACAGTTGAGAATGATAAAGATATG CTACATAGTGATAGAAGATATTCAATTTTTGTATGGCAGAATGCAAAAGAAACTTCTGAGAAAACAAGCAATATCCTTTGGCAAGACTGCAAGGAACAAATTGATTTGGTTGCATTGGCATCCAAAGAGCCTATATTGTTTTATGATGAG GTAGTCCTATATGAGGATGAACTTGCTGACAATGGAGTATCACTTCTTACTGTAAAAGTG AGAGTAATGCCAAGTTCTTGGTTTCTTCTCCTGCGATTCTGG CTTAGAGTTGATGGAGTGCTCATTCGACTGAGGGAAACTCGCATGCATTGTGTATTTGGTGGAAGCACAAATCCCATTATACTTCGGGAGACTTGCTGGAGAGAATCTACATTTGAAGCTTTGTCTGCT AAAGGATACCCTTTTGATGCCGCTACATATAATGATCCAAGCATAATCAGCCAGAGGCTCCCCATCATCATGCATAGGGCTCAAAAGCTTGTTATTTCCTCTTAA
- the LOC112711940 gene encoding TIP41-like protein isoform X2, whose translation MAVEIDDKDLKAAGAELFADGGNRGVRIHGWLIESRTHSILNSAAIQEWEHKLDTNHLPEMVFGENTLILKHLSSGTKIHFNAFDALCGWKQEALPPVEVPAAAKWKFRSKPSQQVILDYDYTFTTPYCGSCTVENDKDMNAKETSEKTSNILWQDCKEQIDLVALASKEPILFYDEVVLYEDELADNGVSLLTVKVRVMPSSWFLLLRFWLRVDGVLIRLRETRMHCVFGGSTNPIILRETCWRESTFEALSAKGYPFDAATYNDPSIISQRLPIIMHRAQKLVISS comes from the exons ATGGCAGTGGAGATTGACGACAAAGACTTGAAAGCCGCCGGCGCTGAGCTCTTCGCTGATGGCGGCAATCGCGGTGTTCGCATCCATGGATGGCTGATCGAGTCTCGCACACACTCCATTCTCAACTCCGCAGCTATCCAAGA GTGGGAACATAAACTTGATACTAATCATTTACCGGAAATGGTTTTTGGGGAGAACACGTTGATTCTGAAGCACTTGAGCAGTGGCACCAAAATTCATTTTAATGCGTTTGATGCTCTTTGTGGTTGGAAGCAGGAAGCCTTGCCACCAGTTGAAGTTCCTGCAGCGGCTAAGTGGAAGTTTAGAAG CAAGCCTTCTCAGCAAGTAATACTAGATTATGACTATACTTTTACAACACCTTATTGTGGAAGTTGCACAGTTGAGAATGATAAAGATATG AATGCAAAAGAAACTTCTGAGAAAACAAGCAATATCCTTTGGCAAGACTGCAAGGAACAAATTGATTTGGTTGCATTGGCATCCAAAGAGCCTATATTGTTTTATGATGAG GTAGTCCTATATGAGGATGAACTTGCTGACAATGGAGTATCACTTCTTACTGTAAAAGTG AGAGTAATGCCAAGTTCTTGGTTTCTTCTCCTGCGATTCTGG CTTAGAGTTGATGGAGTGCTCATTCGACTGAGGGAAACTCGCATGCATTGTGTATTTGGTGGAAGCACAAATCCCATTATACTTCGGGAGACTTGCTGGAGAGAATCTACATTTGAAGCTTTGTCTGCT AAAGGATACCCTTTTGATGCCGCTACATATAATGATCCAAGCATAATCAGCCAGAGGCTCCCCATCATCATGCATAGGGCTCAAAAGCTTGTTATTTCCTCTTAA